The proteins below are encoded in one region of Aquisphaera giovannonii:
- a CDS encoding PSD1 and planctomycete cytochrome C domain-containing protein: MQRRLPALVAALCLASAIPGAAGSTPANPPEFDRDVAPVLARRCLQCHSGADPKGKLDLSRREAVLRGGEGGPAVVAGKADESPLVEQVEGEAMPPKSPLPAAERRLLRAWVESGARWGTDPIDPLRASTDRRAGRDWWSLQPVSRPTPPGTRRPAPHPIDAFVLHRLEASDLGYEPRADRRTLIRRLAFDLTGLPPTPGEVAAFEADARPDAYERLVDRLLASPRHGVRWARPWLDLARYGESNGFEFDEFRPNAWRYRDWVVDALNRDVPYDEFIRLQVAGDVLRPDDPSAIEATGFLVAGAFDTPGQNQQSEAMRRVVRQDELEDVVGTVGQAFLGITVQCARCHDHKFDPVTATDYYRLSSALSGVRHGERDLGPLEPTPAGKSRRAYAVSPREPEVTRLLARGNPATPRQPVTPGGVACLAGFPADFGLPADAKESERRARLAAWLTDPRNPLTPRVIVNRLWQAHFGTGLVETPSDLGFNGGRPSHPELLDWLASELVARGWSLKAMHRLIVTSEAYRQGSRPDPAGLRADAGDRLLWRKAPMRLEAEMVRDAMLAVSGALNERQGGPGYAEFAASQAPGTPAVLYTPVEPSGPDFDRRTLYRTWARGGRNGFLDAFDCPDPSTSTPRRPSTTTPLQALALLNDALTLRLADRMADRLRREAGAEPARQVELAYRLAFGRPPSGDERARAARIVERHGPAVLARAIFNSNEFLYVD, from the coding sequence ATGCAACGCCGCTTGCCCGCCCTCGTCGCGGCCCTCTGCCTGGCGAGCGCCATCCCGGGCGCGGCGGGCTCGACCCCCGCGAACCCGCCCGAATTCGACCGGGACGTCGCGCCGGTGCTCGCCCGGCGCTGCCTGCAATGCCACTCCGGGGCCGATCCCAAGGGGAAGCTCGACCTCTCGAGGCGGGAGGCGGTGCTGCGGGGGGGCGAGGGCGGGCCGGCCGTCGTCGCGGGGAAGGCCGATGAGAGCCCTCTCGTCGAGCAGGTCGAAGGCGAGGCGATGCCCCCGAAGTCCCCGCTGCCGGCCGCGGAGCGGCGGCTCCTCAGGGCCTGGGTCGAATCGGGCGCGCGCTGGGGGACGGACCCGATCGACCCGCTCCGCGCCTCGACCGACCGCCGCGCGGGGCGCGACTGGTGGTCGCTCCAACCGGTGAGCCGCCCGACGCCGCCGGGGACGAGGCGACCGGCCCCGCACCCGATCGACGCGTTCGTGCTCCATCGGCTGGAGGCCTCGGACCTCGGATACGAGCCCCGGGCCGACCGCCGCACGCTGATCCGCCGCCTCGCCTTCGACCTGACCGGCCTGCCGCCGACGCCCGGGGAGGTCGCGGCATTCGAGGCCGACGCCCGCCCCGACGCGTACGAGCGCCTCGTCGACCGCCTCCTGGCGTCGCCGCGCCACGGCGTCCGCTGGGCCCGGCCCTGGCTCGACCTGGCCCGCTACGGCGAGAGCAACGGGTTCGAGTTCGACGAATTCCGCCCGAACGCCTGGCGCTATCGCGACTGGGTCGTGGACGCCCTGAACCGGGACGTCCCGTACGACGAGTTCATCCGCCTCCAGGTCGCCGGCGACGTCCTCCGGCCCGACGACCCGTCGGCCATCGAGGCGACCGGCTTCCTGGTGGCCGGCGCGTTCGACACGCCCGGGCAGAACCAGCAGAGCGAGGCCATGCGCCGGGTCGTCCGTCAGGACGAGCTGGAAGACGTCGTCGGCACCGTCGGCCAGGCGTTCCTGGGGATCACCGTCCAGTGCGCCCGATGCCACGACCACAAGTTCGACCCCGTGACGGCGACCGACTACTACCGGCTGTCCTCGGCCCTGTCGGGCGTCCGGCACGGCGAGAGGGACCTCGGGCCGCTCGAACCGACTCCCGCCGGCAAGTCGCGGCGTGCGTATGCCGTCTCCCCGCGCGAGCCCGAGGTCACGCGCCTCCTGGCCCGGGGCAACCCCGCGACGCCCCGCCAGCCCGTCACGCCCGGCGGCGTCGCGTGCCTCGCCGGATTCCCGGCCGACTTCGGGCTCCCCGCCGACGCGAAGGAATCGGAGCGGCGGGCCCGGCTCGCGGCCTGGCTCACCGACCCGAGGAACCCGCTGACGCCGCGCGTCATCGTCAACCGGCTCTGGCAGGCCCACTTCGGCACGGGGCTGGTCGAGACGCCGAGCGACCTCGGCTTCAACGGTGGCCGGCCCTCGCACCCCGAGCTGCTCGACTGGCTCGCGTCCGAGCTCGTGGCCCGCGGCTGGAGCCTCAAGGCGATGCACCGGCTCATCGTCACCAGCGAGGCCTACCGCCAGGGGTCCCGGCCCGACCCCGCCGGCCTGCGGGCCGACGCGGGCGACCGCCTGCTCTGGAGGAAGGCGCCGATGCGGCTCGAGGCCGAGATGGTCCGCGACGCCATGCTCGCCGTCTCCGGGGCGTTGAACGAGCGTCAGGGCGGGCCGGGCTACGCCGAGTTCGCCGCGAGCCAGGCCCCGGGGACGCCCGCCGTCCTGTACACCCCCGTCGAGCCGTCCGGCCCCGACTTCGACCGCCGCACGCTGTACCGCACCTGGGCCCGAGGCGGCCGCAACGGCTTCCTCGACGCCTTCGACTGCCCCGACCCCTCGACCTCGACCCCGCGCCGCCCGTCGACGACGACGCCGCTCCAGGCGCTCGCGCTGCTGAACGACGCCCTGACGCTCCGCCTGGCCGACCGGATGGCCGACCGGCTCCGCCGCGAGGCGGGCGCCGAGCCGGCGCGGCAGGTCGAGCTCGCCTACCGCCTGGCCTTCGGCCGGCCGCCCTCGGGCGACGAGCGGGCGAGGGCGGCCCGCATCGTCGAGCGGCACGGCCCGGCGGTCCTCGCCCGCGCGATCTTCAACAGCAACGAATTCCTGTACGTCGACTGA
- a CDS encoding DUF1501 domain-containing protein, with product MDRRDFLSWARNGLAGAAAAGLMIRDGTLRAAAPGEASPPCPHFRPRATRAIHICLAGAMSHLDTFDFKPDLVRLHGKSLVASERPDVFFGQVGLLRKPDWAFRRRGASGLWVSDLFPHLAELADELTVIRSMVAETSNHTPATFQENSGFRLNGFPAMGSWLSYGLGSEADDLPAFVVIPDARELPAGGSINWSNGFLPARHQGVVIKSRGNPIDDLFPARPIPAEADRAAFSLASAMNADHLASRGGDDVLSARIRGYELAARMQAAVPTVTDLGREPAETLRLYGVDRPETTDFGRACLLARRLLERGVRFVQLFSGGTFGAPRRNWDGHEDMRANHGQEALRIDRPVAGLLRDLRRRGLLDDTLVLFTTEFGRTPFAQSAADVVGTGRDHNQYGFTVWLAGAGLRPGLAYGSTDEIGWKAAEHPLTWYDFHATVLHLLGIDHERLTYYHNGLRRRLTNVHGRVIQGILA from the coding sequence GTGGACAGACGCGACTTCCTCTCCTGGGCCCGCAACGGGCTCGCCGGCGCCGCGGCGGCCGGCCTGATGATCCGCGACGGCACGCTCCGCGCCGCGGCCCCCGGCGAGGCCTCGCCCCCCTGCCCCCACTTCCGCCCCCGCGCCACCCGCGCCATCCACATCTGCCTCGCCGGCGCGATGAGCCACCTGGACACCTTCGACTTCAAGCCGGACCTGGTGAGGCTGCACGGCAAGTCGCTGGTCGCGAGCGAGCGGCCCGACGTCTTCTTCGGGCAGGTCGGCCTGCTGCGGAAGCCCGACTGGGCCTTCCGCCGCCGCGGGGCGTCGGGCCTCTGGGTCTCCGACCTGTTCCCGCACCTGGCCGAGCTGGCCGACGAGCTGACGGTGATCCGCTCGATGGTCGCGGAGACCTCCAACCACACGCCGGCGACGTTCCAGGAGAACAGCGGCTTCCGGCTCAACGGGTTCCCCGCGATGGGCTCGTGGCTGAGCTACGGGCTGGGGAGCGAGGCCGACGACCTGCCCGCGTTCGTCGTGATCCCCGACGCCCGCGAGCTGCCGGCCGGGGGCAGCATCAACTGGTCGAACGGGTTCCTCCCCGCGCGGCACCAGGGCGTGGTCATCAAGTCGCGCGGCAACCCGATCGACGACCTGTTCCCGGCACGCCCGATCCCCGCCGAGGCCGACCGCGCCGCGTTCTCGCTCGCGTCGGCGATGAACGCCGACCACCTGGCGTCCCGCGGCGGCGACGACGTCCTGTCCGCGAGGATCCGGGGCTACGAGCTGGCCGCGCGGATGCAGGCGGCGGTCCCCACCGTGACCGACCTCGGCCGCGAGCCGGCCGAGACCCTGCGGCTCTACGGGGTGGACCGGCCCGAGACGACCGACTTCGGCCGCGCCTGCCTGCTGGCCCGTCGCCTGCTCGAGCGCGGGGTGCGGTTCGTCCAGCTCTTCTCCGGCGGCACGTTCGGCGCCCCCCGCCGGAACTGGGACGGCCACGAGGACATGCGCGCGAACCACGGCCAGGAGGCGTTGCGGATCGACCGCCCGGTCGCCGGGCTGCTGCGCGACCTCCGCCGCCGCGGCCTGCTCGACGACACGCTCGTCCTGTTCACCACCGAGTTCGGCCGCACCCCGTTCGCCCAGTCGGCCGCGGACGTCGTCGGCACCGGGCGCGACCACAACCAGTACGGATTCACTGTCTGGCTCGCCGGCGCCGGGCTGAGGCCCGGCCTCGCCTACGGCAGCACCGACGAGATCGGCTGGAAGGCCGCCGAGCACCCGCTCACCTGGTACGACTTCCACGCCACCGTGCTGCACCTGCTCGGCATCGACCACGAGCGGTTGACCTACTACCACAACGGCCTGCGGCGGCGTCTGACGAACGTGCACGGGCGGGTCATCCAGGGGATCCTCGCCTGA
- a CDS encoding DUF4349 domain-containing protein, with amino-acid sequence MTPRVRPLLLVLLALAGCGSEYPSEATRSYPLPAAKSEAAAREAAPADRLAARTPPMMAAGAVTAFQEAPAGPAAAAAAMSRKIIYDGEIDLIVKDVDPIARQINAMVQEARGYIAEQSTTGSPGSVRSMRWKLRVPVERFDSLVEKLAGLGELEKNTRTSQDVTEQFYDVESRIKNKKAEEKSLTKILDERTGKLEEILKIETELSRVRGEIEVFEGRLRMLDNLSSLATLTVSIREREKFEPPPPAVADFSTQVSRTWESSIKGMIDLGKWIILGAVAWAIWIPFYIVGAIVAWMIIRWAFRRLPRLIALANTPLTIRKPQND; translated from the coding sequence ATGACTCCGCGAGTGCGACCGTTGCTCCTCGTCCTGCTGGCGCTCGCGGGCTGCGGGAGCGAATATCCGAGCGAGGCGACGAGGAGCTATCCGCTACCGGCGGCGAAGTCCGAGGCCGCGGCCCGCGAGGCGGCGCCCGCGGACCGATTGGCGGCGAGGACGCCCCCCATGATGGCCGCGGGGGCCGTCACGGCGTTTCAAGAGGCGCCCGCGGGGCCGGCGGCCGCCGCGGCGGCGATGTCGAGGAAGATCATCTACGACGGCGAGATCGACCTGATCGTCAAGGACGTCGACCCGATCGCCCGGCAGATCAACGCGATGGTCCAGGAGGCGAGGGGCTACATCGCCGAGCAGAGCACGACCGGATCGCCGGGCTCGGTCCGATCGATGCGGTGGAAGCTGCGCGTCCCCGTGGAAAGGTTCGATTCCCTGGTCGAGAAGCTCGCGGGACTCGGCGAGCTCGAGAAGAACACGAGGACGTCGCAGGACGTGACCGAGCAGTTCTACGACGTCGAGTCGCGCATCAAGAACAAGAAGGCCGAGGAGAAGTCGCTCACCAAGATCCTCGACGAGCGGACGGGGAAGCTCGAGGAGATCCTCAAGATCGAGACGGAACTCTCCCGCGTCCGCGGCGAGATCGAGGTCTTCGAGGGCCGGCTCCGGATGCTGGACAACCTCTCGTCGCTCGCGACGCTGACCGTCAGCATCCGGGAGCGCGAGAAGTTCGAGCCCCCGCCCCCCGCCGTGGCCGACTTCTCCACCCAGGTCTCGCGGACGTGGGAATCCTCGATCAAGGGGATGATCGACCTGGGCAAGTGGATCATCCTCGGGGCCGTCGCCTGGGCGATCTGGATCCCCTTCTACATCGTCGGGGCGATCGTCGCCTGGATGATCATCCGCTGGGCCTTCCGGCGACTGCCCCGGCTCATCGCCCTCGCGAACACGCCGCTCACGATTCGTAAACCGCAGAACGACTAA
- a CDS encoding aldo/keto reductase yields MTHDPSGSTSTDRRTFLQAGAVAAAAAATAGHAAVAQEPGQEKAEGAEKALSIPRRPLGKTGIDVTMLNAGTGRGAGIQRILRYAYSQGIRCFDTSQRYQSEGDFKQWFQQEPAVRKEIFVVTKDLPKAPAEIMPMLDQRLAAMGTDYVDLFFVHSFGDNHPLDEAIAYVKSKEFKQAADAVKKAGKARLVGISTHHRNRAQILQAAAEGGIVDAIMVQYSPWLDKDAPLNKALDACHKAGIGLISMKQLAGHFLGTGQQKNMLDEVKEKVPMLAERDLTPFQALLHAIWTDERIASSCVSMTNTDQIRLNSEAARRFTPLKAADLKSLRDADLAHGPTLCADCDGRCAHAAGTAAALGDLTRFLTYHEHHGLRSKARECYDALPAEARDWRGADLEAARAACPSKLDFARLLPEVDRRLA; encoded by the coding sequence ATGACGCACGATCCATCCGGCAGCACCAGCACCGATCGCCGCACGTTCCTCCAGGCCGGGGCCGTCGCCGCGGCCGCCGCCGCGACCGCCGGCCATGCCGCCGTCGCCCAGGAGCCGGGCCAGGAGAAGGCGGAGGGCGCCGAGAAGGCCCTCTCCATCCCCCGCCGGCCGCTCGGCAAGACGGGCATCGACGTCACCATGCTGAACGCCGGCACCGGCCGAGGCGCCGGGATCCAGCGGATCCTCCGCTACGCGTATTCCCAGGGCATCCGCTGCTTCGACACCTCCCAGCGCTACCAGTCGGAGGGCGACTTCAAGCAGTGGTTCCAGCAGGAGCCCGCGGTCCGCAAGGAGATCTTCGTCGTCACCAAGGACCTGCCGAAGGCGCCCGCCGAGATCATGCCCATGCTCGACCAGCGCCTGGCGGCCATGGGGACCGACTACGTGGACCTCTTCTTCGTCCACAGCTTCGGCGACAACCACCCGCTCGACGAGGCGATCGCCTACGTGAAGAGCAAGGAGTTCAAGCAGGCCGCCGACGCCGTCAAGAAGGCCGGCAAGGCGAGGCTGGTGGGCATCTCGACGCACCACCGGAACCGCGCCCAGATCCTCCAGGCCGCGGCCGAGGGGGGCATCGTGGACGCCATCATGGTCCAGTACAGCCCCTGGCTGGACAAGGACGCCCCGCTGAACAAGGCGCTCGACGCCTGCCACAAGGCGGGCATCGGCCTGATCTCCATGAAGCAGCTCGCCGGCCACTTCCTGGGCACCGGCCAGCAGAAGAACATGCTCGACGAGGTCAAGGAGAAGGTCCCGATGCTCGCCGAGCGGGACCTCACCCCGTTCCAGGCGCTCCTGCACGCGATCTGGACGGACGAGCGGATCGCCTCGTCGTGCGTGTCCATGACCAACACCGACCAGATCCGCCTGAACTCCGAGGCCGCCCGCCGCTTCACGCCGCTGAAGGCGGCCGACCTGAAGTCGCTCCGCGACGCCGACCTCGCCCACGGCCCGACGCTCTGCGCCGACTGCGACGGCCGCTGCGCCCACGCCGCCGGCACCGCCGCCGCGCTCGGCGACCTGACGCGGTTCCTCACCTACCACGAGCACCACGGCCTGCGATCGAAGGCCCGCGAGTGCTACGACGCCCTCCCCGCCGAGGCCCGCGACTGGCGAGGCGCCGACCTCGAGGCCGCCCGCGCGGCCTGCCCCAGCAAGCTCGACTTCGCCCGCCTCCTCCCCGAGGTCGACCGCCGGCTCGCATAG
- a CDS encoding leucine-rich repeat domain-containing protein, with amino-acid sequence MNLSDARRGRLGLSRTWRLLLAAIIAGATVRAQLAGSPANPAGDRASEDLPPLERKVSLAGGPRALRDALTDICRQVGLSFKPDEEALAAAGLQLDERVSPALAGEPLKEALGRLARWRAHPGVCHELRGDALVLTTVQAIQDRTSRHLPEWLKPLQGRGLLASIDGSGAVTALTAGDVMTDELLARLESLPGLRELDLSGTRALTKRGLAHLGGLRALEVLRLHGVNDEGDGLGDAAIESASRIPILRELSIGECGTTDDGVRNLEAIPLLRRLELRQEGRLTDAALGSIAKLRGLRHLDLSSYVGTASYGRMRFSPEGLLQLASLRELEVLWLPGQAPAADLFPLPKLTALSLGAVGDDAAARIAGCRGLRRLELLDSAVTDDGLKSLATLANLRELSLTSRIITDAGMAHLRALPRLEHLDLRATAVGDETLGYLAEIKTLTHLDLNGTGLPGSGVAWRFSAQGLRQLKRLPGLRTLRLTNLRVSGATDALAELVQLRVLSLTMTDLTADELAALEHALPDVEVTAMTGAGRLAPAR; translated from the coding sequence ATGAACCTCAGCGACGCGAGGCGAGGCCGCCTGGGCCTGTCTCGCACGTGGCGGCTGCTGCTGGCGGCGATCATCGCGGGGGCGACCGTCCGGGCTCAATTGGCGGGCAGCCCGGCGAACCCGGCGGGCGATCGGGCGTCTGAGGACCTCCCGCCGCTGGAGCGGAAGGTCTCGCTGGCCGGCGGCCCCAGGGCGCTCCGCGACGCCCTGACCGACATCTGCCGCCAGGTCGGACTTTCGTTCAAGCCGGACGAGGAGGCGCTCGCCGCCGCCGGGCTGCAACTCGACGAACGGGTCTCGCCCGCGCTCGCCGGAGAGCCGCTGAAGGAGGCGTTGGGCCGGCTGGCCCGCTGGCGGGCCCACCCGGGCGTGTGCCACGAACTCCGCGGCGACGCCTTGGTCCTGACCACAGTCCAGGCCATCCAGGACCGGACGAGCCGCCACCTGCCGGAGTGGCTGAAGCCGCTCCAGGGTCGCGGGCTCCTCGCCTCGATCGACGGCTCGGGCGCTGTCACGGCGCTGACCGCGGGCGACGTGATGACGGACGAGCTGCTCGCGAGGCTCGAGTCCCTGCCCGGACTTCGCGAACTGGACCTGAGCGGGACGAGGGCCCTGACGAAAAGAGGGCTGGCGCACCTGGGCGGGCTGCGTGCCCTGGAGGTCCTGCGACTCCACGGCGTGAACGACGAGGGTGATGGCCTCGGCGATGCGGCGATCGAGTCGGCCTCCCGGATCCCGATCCTCCGCGAGTTGTCCATCGGCGAATGCGGCACGACGGATGACGGGGTGCGGAACCTGGAGGCGATACCGCTCTTGAGGCGGCTGGAACTGCGCCAGGAGGGGAGGCTGACCGACGCGGCGCTCGGCTCGATCGCGAAGCTCCGGGGCCTGCGGCACCTCGATCTCTCCAGTTACGTCGGGACCGCGTCCTACGGGAGGATGCGTTTTTCGCCGGAGGGCCTGCTGCAGCTGGCGAGCCTCCGGGAGCTGGAAGTGCTGTGGCTGCCGGGGCAGGCACCGGCCGCGGACCTGTTCCCGCTGCCGAAGCTCACCGCCCTGAGCCTCGGCGCGGTGGGGGACGACGCGGCGGCGAGGATAGCCGGGTGCCGCGGGCTGCGGCGACTCGAATTGCTGGACTCGGCGGTCACCGACGACGGGCTGAAGTCGCTCGCGACCCTGGCGAACCTCCGCGAGCTCTCCCTCACCAGCAGGATCATCACCGACGCCGGGATGGCCCATCTCAGGGCCCTGCCCCGCCTGGAACACCTGGACCTTCGCGCCACCGCCGTCGGCGACGAGACGCTCGGATACCTGGCGGAGATCAAGACACTAACGCACCTGGACCTGAACGGGACCGGGCTGCCCGGCTCGGGGGTCGCGTGGCGTTTCTCGGCCCAAGGGCTCCGCCAGCTCAAGCGCCTCCCCGGCCTCCGCACGCTGCGGCTGACGAATCTCCGGGTGAGCGGCGCCACCGACGCGCTGGCGGAGCTGGTCCAGCTCCGCGTGCTGTCGCTCACGATGACGGACCTCACCGCGGACGAGCTCGCGGCCCTGGAGCACGCCCTGCCCGACGTCGAGGTGACCGCCATGACGGGCGCCGGCCGCCTCGCGCCGGCGCGTTGA
- a CDS encoding BlaI/MecI/CopY family transcriptional regulator has product MSDVSPTPRELEALKVLWRRGPATVREIYQELKPRDGELAYTTALSLLQTMEQKGLVGHESAGKAYAYFAKVRRDSVFRGLAGGFLERVFDGAMGEYVARALQAKPPSVGELEELEAMIAEAKKRAQSRDERPKGGTR; this is encoded by the coding sequence ATGTCTGATGTTTCACCGACCCCCCGCGAGCTGGAGGCCCTGAAGGTCCTCTGGCGGCGGGGGCCCGCGACCGTGCGGGAGATCTACCAGGAGCTGAAGCCCCGGGACGGGGAGCTCGCGTACACGACGGCCCTGAGCCTGCTGCAGACGATGGAGCAGAAGGGGCTCGTGGGGCACGAGTCCGCGGGGAAGGCCTACGCCTACTTCGCGAAGGTCCGGCGGGACAGCGTCTTCCGCGGGCTCGCCGGAGGCTTCCTGGAGCGGGTATTCGACGGGGCGATGGGGGAGTACGTCGCCCGGGCTCTCCAGGCGAAGCCCCCGAGCGTGGGCGAGTTGGAGGAACTGGAAGCGATGATCGCAGAGGCCAAGAAGCGGGCGCAGTCGAGGGACGAGAGGCCGAAGGGAGGGACGCGATGA